The window GATGGGTTCTCTACCTGGAAGGCTCAACTGATCTCGCTGTACTGCGTGCTCTTTCAGAGAGGCTAGACCATAATGCATCTGCCTTGCTTGCACGCCCGTTTGTCCACTATGTCGAGAACAAGCCTCAGAAGGCGCGTGACCATTTCTATGGGTTGCGCGAGGCCAAGCAGGATCTCGTAGGTTTCGCTCTATTCGACCATTTGGATCAATCGCTCCAGGATCGGCCCGAGCTCAAGGAGCTAATGTGGCAACGTCGCGAGATCGAGAACTACATCTGCACGGTAGAAACCCTTCTGGCCTACGCCGAAGCCTCTCCCCAGCTGGCAGCACAGGGACCCTTGTTTGAGCGCGCAGAGGCCGAAAGGCGACGTAGTGTCATGCAAGAATGCATCGAAGACTTTGTCCCAAAGGCGGCCCAGCGTAATCCGGCAGATCGCTGGTGGGTGGAAACCAAGGTGAGCGGTGAGTTTTTGGATCGTCTATTTCAAGCCTTTTTCACCAAGCTCGGTCTCCCTAATCTTATGAATAAGACTGACTATCACCGTTTGGCTCGCTATATACCAAGGGACCAAATTGACCCAGAGATATCAACGGTACTCGATTTTATCGTTGAAGTCGCCACTAAATCACGGCCCATCCGCGAGGACGAGGAGGCGTGACACTCAGGATAGCACTCGCAGGGCATACGACGTCATAGAGGAGGGTTGAGCGATGGGCGAGAAGATGAAAGACGGGATCCGGAAGCGCCCCGACCGCCCGAGCCCCTTCTCCGTCGGCTGGCGGGATCCTGAGAGCAAGCGGCTCCGCTGGCGGTCCTTCAAGACGGAGGAAGAGGCCAAGGCGTTCCGGGATACGGTGCGGGTGGACATCCGCCAGGGCACCTATGTGGATCCGAGGCCGATTCCCTTCCGGGACTTCGCCCTGGACTGGCTGGCCCGCCGGCGGCCCACGGTCTCCCCCAACACAGCGGCGCTCCACGAGTGGGCCGTCCAGAAGTACCTCATCCCGGCCTTCGGCCCGATCCCGCTCCAGCGCCTCGGCGCCGAGCGCATCGAACGCTGGCAGGCGGACCTCCTCTCCCGCGGGGAGCCGGGCCCCCGGAGCGTGGAGATCTGCCGGACGGTCCTGGGGACGCTGCTCAAGGACGCCCGGCAGAAGGGCCGCATCTACGTCAACCCGATGGAGGCGGTCCGCCGGTTCCCGGTCCCGAAGCGCGAGCTCCGGTATCTGACGGCGGAACAGGTGCGGCTCCTCTGTGAGCACGTCGGGCGCGTGTACGGGGTGCTGTTCCTGGTGATGGCCTTCTGCGGCCTCCGGATCGGAGAGGCCCTGGGACTCCGCTGGAGCGACCTCGACGCCCGCCACCGCCGGCTGCTCATCCAGCGGCAGGTCATCTGGCGCCGAAAGAAGGACTGCAAGGCCGGGGAGCCACGGTGGGCGATCGCGGAGCCGAAGTCAGAGGCCGGCCAGCGGGCGGTGGAGATCCCGGCGCCCCTGTTCCCATTCCTCGAGGCGCACCGCGAGACGCAGAACGGCTCCCCGAATCCCCTGGGCCTGGTCTTCCCGAGCGAGGACGGGACCCCGCTCTACCCGGGGAACGTCCGGAGCCGGCACTTCGCCCCGGCCCTCAAGGCGCTCGGCGTGGAGGGGATCCGGCCGCACGACTTCCGGCGTACCTTCATCGCCCTGCACGTTGAGGCCGGGACGCACCCGAAGCAGATCCAGGAGCGGGTGGGGCACAGCAGTATCAAGCTCACGATGGACGTATACGGCAAGCTGGCGGGGAAGATGGCCCTCGGCGCTGAGCAGGCGGCCCGGCTGGACGCGCTGGCGACGAAGGCCCTCCCTGCTCCGGAGTAGGTGCTTGGGAAACATTGGGAAACAGGAGGCCCTAAAACAGGCCGAAACCTTCTGGAGCAGCCCGAAGCCTCAGGGGGCCTAAGTGCTTGACAATCTGGACTCTTCTGGAATAGGCTGGAACACCTTGAAAGGACAGGATGCGCTTGACGCGCAAGAGGTCGGCGGTTCGAGACCGCCCGTGCCTACCATTCCGAAGGGATCCCACCGGACGCCGGTGGTGGAGATGTAGGGCATCGCGGGGCCGGGTTGCCCGCGGTGCCCTATTCGTGTCTTCGCAAGGGCGGGATTGTCCGCAGTGATGGGATGAAACAGGTCGTGCTCCTCATGCCCGACGGCACTGAGCGGCCGGCTCCGGCTGCCGCCTCCGCCCGCGACCTGCTGCGGGCGGCGGGGCTCCCGCGGCCGGAGCGGGTGCTGGCCGTCAAGGTAAACGGGGTCCTCCGCGACCTGGCGGCCCCGGTCCCCGCGGGGGCGCGGGTGGAGCCGGTGACCCCGGAGCATCCCGAAGCGCTACCGCTACTGCGCCATTCGGCGGCCCACCTGATGGCAGCGGCGGTCCAGGAACTCTTCCCCGGCACGCAGTTCGCCATCGGGCCGGCCATTGCCGACGGGTTCTACTACGACGTCCAGACCCCGCGTCCCCTGACCCCCGAGGACCTCCCGGCCATCGAGGCCAAGATGGCCGAGCTGGCCAAGGCCCGCCTCCCCTATGAGCGGACCGAGGTCCCGCTCGAAACGGCCCTCCAGGAGGCGCGGGCGTCGGGCCAGCCCTACAAGGTGGAGATTCTAGAAGCGCTCCGGGCGACCGGCTCCTCCCGGCCCGACGCGGAGCTGAGCGGCGAGGCGGAGGCGGGCGCGACGACGGTTTCCTGGTACCGGACCGGGAAGTTCCTGGACCTCTGTCGTGGGCCTCATGTGCCGGATACCTCCTACATCCCGGCCTTCAAGCTCACGCATCTGGCCGGGGCGTACTGGCGGGGGGACGAGCGCCGGCCGATGCTCACCCGCATCTACGGGACCGCCTTCTTCGACCGGAAGGCGCTGGAGGAACATCTCTTCCGCCTCGAGGAGGCCAAGCGCCGGGACCACCGGCGGCTGGGGCGGGAGCTGGACCTCTTCAGCACCGCCGAGGAGGTGGGCGGGGGCCTCATCCTCTGGCACCCCAAGGGGGGGCTGGTCCGCAAGCTCATCGAGGACTTCTGGCGGGAGGCGCACCTCAGCGGCGGCTACGACCTGGTGTACTCCCCGCACGTGGGCCGGGAGCTGCTCTGGAAGACGAGCGGCCACCTGGACTTCTATCAGGAGTACATGTACGCCCCCATGGAGCTGGAGGGGCAGAACTACTACGTGAAGCCAATGAACTGCCCCTTCCACATCATGATCTACAGGGCGAAACCCCGCTCCTACCGGGACCTCCCGCTGCGGTACGCGGAGCTCGGGACAGTCTACCGATTCGAACGGTCCGGCGTCCTCCACGGCCTGCTCAGGGTCCGGGGCTTCACCCAGGACGACGCCCACCTCTTCTGCCGGCCCGACCAGATGGAGGCGGAGGTCCTCCGCTGCGTGGACTTCAGCCTCTTCATCCTCCGGACCTTCGGGTTCACCGACTTCGAGACCTGG of the Candidatus Methylomirabilis sp. genome contains:
- a CDS encoding AAA family ATPase, encoding WVLYLEGSTDLAVLRALSERLDHNASALLARPFVHYVENKPQKARDHFYGLREAKQDLVGFALFDHLDQSLQDRPELKELMWQRREIENYICTVETLLAYAEASPQLAAQGPLFERAEAERRRSVMQECIEDFVPKAAQRNPADRWWVETKVSGEFLDRLFQAFFTKLGLPNLMNKTDYHRLARYIPRDQIDPEISTVLDFIVEVATKSRPIREDEEA
- a CDS encoding tyrosine-type recombinase/integrase, with amino-acid sequence MGEKMKDGIRKRPDRPSPFSVGWRDPESKRLRWRSFKTEEEAKAFRDTVRVDIRQGTYVDPRPIPFRDFALDWLARRRPTVSPNTAALHEWAVQKYLIPAFGPIPLQRLGAERIERWQADLLSRGEPGPRSVEICRTVLGTLLKDARQKGRIYVNPMEAVRRFPVPKRELRYLTAEQVRLLCEHVGRVYGVLFLVMAFCGLRIGEALGLRWSDLDARHRRLLIQRQVIWRRKKDCKAGEPRWAIAEPKSEAGQRAVEIPAPLFPFLEAHRETQNGSPNPLGLVFPSEDGTPLYPGNVRSRHFAPALKALGVEGIRPHDFRRTFIALHVEAGTHPKQIQERVGHSSIKLTMDVYGKLAGKMALGAEQAARLDALATKALPAPE
- the thrS gene encoding threonine--tRNA ligase — translated: MKQVVLLMPDGTERPAPAAASARDLLRAAGLPRPERVLAVKVNGVLRDLAAPVPAGARVEPVTPEHPEALPLLRHSAAHLMAAAVQELFPGTQFAIGPAIADGFYYDVQTPRPLTPEDLPAIEAKMAELAKARLPYERTEVPLETALQEARASGQPYKVEILEALRATGSSRPDAELSGEAEAGATTVSWYRTGKFLDLCRGPHVPDTSYIPAFKLTHLAGAYWRGDERRPMLTRIYGTAFFDRKALEEHLFRLEEAKRRDHRRLGRELDLFSTAEEVGGGLILWHPKGGLVRKLIEDFWREAHLSGGYDLVYSPHVGRELLWKTSGHLDFYQEYMYAPMELEGQNYYVKPMNCPFHIMIYRAKPRSYRDLPLRYAELGTVYRFERSGVLHGLLRVRGFTQDDAHLFCRPDQMEAEVLRCVDFSLFILRTFGFTDFETWVATRPPKAVGDEEMWARATEALKGAARQAGLPFQVEEGGGAFYGPKIDLKIKDSLGRPWQCTTIQFDFNLPERFDIGYVGEDNRPHRPFMIHRALLGSLERFLGVLLEHYAGAFPFWLAPVQVRVLPVAERHQGYAGTVTATLQEGGLRAELDARNEKVGFRVREAELQKVPYILVVGDREAAGGEVSVRARGRQTDLGQMPMGDFLVWVRAREVMPVPRGRGPGHGGGEVHQ